A portion of the Chondrinema litorale genome contains these proteins:
- a CDS encoding IS982 family transposase, with protein sequence MEDFTIAIYCFLDDYLKIGRPKEGHMRKLTDAQIITTAIVAARFFGCNYVRARAYLREGHQFDFPDKSNFNRHLHRLAPTISSLFFALGQAIKELNTDSRYLIDSFPVAVCKNIRINNCRLLGDKAYRGKNMSKREYFYGFKVQVIATSDGIPVEYFICAGSYHDITAFKSMDIDLPPDSELFADSAYTDYETEDYYKELEHIHLLAVRKSNSKRPDHPAMAYLKDMMRKRIETTFSEILAWFPLKIHAVTAQGFILKIVLFIFAFTIHKSL encoded by the coding sequence ATGGAAGACTTCACCATCGCAATTTACTGTTTTCTTGACGATTATCTAAAAATCGGGCGCCCAAAAGAGGGACATATGCGCAAGCTGACAGATGCCCAGATCATCACCACTGCCATTGTGGCCGCCAGGTTTTTCGGTTGCAACTATGTAAGGGCACGGGCTTATCTAAGAGAGGGCCACCAGTTTGATTTTCCCGACAAATCCAATTTCAACCGCCATCTGCATCGGCTCGCGCCAACAATCTCAAGCTTGTTTTTTGCCCTCGGCCAGGCCATAAAAGAACTGAACACCGATAGCCGGTACCTCATCGATTCTTTCCCGGTCGCCGTTTGCAAAAACATCCGGATAAACAACTGCAGACTGCTCGGCGACAAGGCCTATAGAGGGAAGAACATGTCCAAAAGGGAGTACTTCTATGGCTTTAAGGTCCAGGTCATCGCCACTTCGGACGGCATCCCGGTCGAATACTTCATCTGTGCGGGCTCTTACCATGACATAACCGCGTTCAAGAGTATGGATATCGATTTGCCCCCTGACAGTGAGCTGTTCGCCGATAGTGCCTATACAGACTATGAGACAGAAGATTATTACAAAGAACTTGAGCACATCCACCTACTCGCGGTCCGAAAGTCAAATTCCAAAAGGCCAGACCATCCGGCCATGGCATACTTGAAGGACATGATGCGAAAAAGGATCGAGACCACTTTCTCTGAGATCTTGGCATGGTTCCCTTTGAAAATCCATGCCGTCACTGCCCAAGGGTTCATCCTTAAGATCGTGCTCTTCATTTTTGCCTTCACTATTCATAAATCTTTGTAA
- a CDS encoding transposase → MKKDNEPQYVKRTQRDYSYAFKLQVVQEIESGFLGIKAAQRKYGIQGNATVKTWLLKFGNLDWENKSHLKMEKSPDQKLLELEDKVRLLEQQKASLEKRLEDSDKKVILFDMMIDIAEAELKIPIRKKSLPQQLIDSRLNKKGV, encoded by the coding sequence ATGAAGAAAGACAATGAACCCCAGTATGTTAAGCGCACACAACGCGATTACAGTTATGCTTTTAAATTGCAGGTTGTTCAAGAAATAGAGAGCGGCTTTTTGGGAATAAAAGCGGCTCAACGAAAATATGGTATTCAAGGAAATGCTACGGTAAAAACTTGGCTGCTAAAATTTGGTAACTTAGATTGGGAGAATAAATCACATTTGAAAATGGAAAAATCCCCAGATCAAAAGCTTTTGGAGCTAGAAGACAAAGTCCGTTTACTAGAACAACAAAAAGCATCTCTAGAGAAGCGACTTGAAGATTCAGACAAGAAAGTGATCCTGTTTGATATGATGATAGATATTGCTGAAGCTGAGCTGAAAATACCCATCAGAAAAAAGTCTTTACCTCAACAGTTGATCGATTCAAGGTTGAACAAAAAGGGAGTGTGA
- a CDS encoding IS3 family transposase: MGISRQVYYRSIKRRRLKQEIATQVIAMVQEVRLKMPRIGTRKLYHLLYEQLRELGVGRDRLFSIMKANHLQIVPMKQYHVTTDSHHRFRKHKNLIENFYIDKPEQVWVSDITYIGTRENPMYLSLVTDAYSKQIMGYNVSNSLDASGAVEALQMAITNRQYPKRELIHHSDKGRLQGVQYCCDTYQQLLHSTEIACSMTESYDPYQNAIAERVNGPHGMAF, encoded by the coding sequence TTGGGGATCAGTAGGCAGGTTTACTACCGCTCTATCAAAAGGAGGAGGTTAAAACAAGAAATAGCCACACAAGTAATTGCTATGGTACAAGAGGTACGCTTGAAAATGCCACGAATTGGCACACGAAAGTTATATCATTTGCTCTATGAACAGCTCAGAGAGTTAGGTGTTGGTCGAGATAGGTTATTCTCCATTATGAAAGCTAACCATTTACAAATAGTCCCGATGAAGCAATACCATGTCACCACAGACTCTCACCATCGATTTAGAAAGCATAAAAACCTTATCGAAAATTTTTATATCGATAAGCCTGAGCAAGTCTGGGTATCCGACATTACTTACATTGGCACAAGGGAAAACCCGATGTATTTATCATTAGTAACTGATGCCTACTCTAAGCAGATTATGGGATATAATGTATCAAATAGCCTAGATGCATCAGGAGCTGTAGAAGCTCTTCAAATGGCAATTACCAACCGACAATATCCTAAAAGGGAGTTGATTCATCATTCAGACAAAGGGCGCCTGCAAGGAGTACAGTACTGTTGTGATACCTATCAGCAGCTACTTCATAGTACTGAAATTGCTTGCAGCATGACAGAAAGTTATGATCCATATCAAAATGCAATAGCCGAAAGAGTAAATGGCCCCCATGGAATGGCATTTTAA
- a CDS encoding SPOR domain-containing protein — protein sequence MKNLFIITLLSLFVLGGGLMESAYAQKKSKKEKKQAKKEAKKWKSKMKDMDPLKFKAMYEDVNTLTAENSALKKNITSLENQIKDQQSLVSSKEQEVVDLQKKLADIQSDCGKNVTEGGDDYTQGIVYKVQIGAFRNKDLSQFQEKGNFWTEDEDGIKKYTIGFFRDYWEADTFKKYLREMGVKDAWIVAYENNARKDIKDVLESGGTGRE from the coding sequence ATGAAAAATTTATTTATTATCACCTTACTATCATTATTTGTTTTAGGTGGAGGTTTAATGGAAAGTGCGTATGCACAGAAGAAGAGTAAAAAAGAAAAAAAACAAGCTAAAAAAGAGGCTAAGAAGTGGAAAAGTAAGATGAAAGATATGGATCCTCTAAAATTTAAAGCAATGTATGAGGATGTAAACACCCTTACAGCAGAGAATTCAGCATTAAAGAAAAACATTACAAGTCTTGAAAATCAAATTAAAGATCAACAGTCTTTAGTTTCTTCTAAAGAGCAAGAAGTTGTTGATTTGCAAAAGAAATTGGCAGACATCCAAAGTGATTGCGGTAAAAACGTAACTGAAGGTGGAGACGACTACACACAAGGTATAGTTTATAAGGTGCAAATCGGTGCATTTAGAAACAAAGATTTATCTCAATTCCAAGAAAAAGGTAATTTTTGGACTGAAGACGAAGACGGTATTAAAAAGTATACAATTGGTTTCTTTAGAGATTATTGGGAAGCAGATACTTTTAAGAAATATTTAAGAGAAATGGGCGTAAAAGACGCTTGGATTGTAGCTTATGAAAATAATGCTAGAAAAGACATTAAAGACGTATTAGAAAGCGGTGGAACTGGTAGAGAATAA
- a CDS encoding ligase-associated DNA damage response DEXH box helicase, with translation MASNELTNSKLNLIQEWFKQRNWQPFQFQKDCWQAYLNGESGLLNAPTGSGKTYALWIPCLLEYINNHPTDWKDYRKNGLQVLWITPLRALTKDIHKAMEAICYELEIPWRIAYRTGDTSTTERQKQKKNAPECLITTPESLHLMLAQKNYPDFFKNLKAVIVDEWHELLGSKRGVQVELGLSRLRAIKPDLKTWGISATIGNLKQAASVVAGNEATIIRTGIKKKIEVVSILPDKVEKFPWAGHLGINLIDKIIPILEESSSTLIFTNTRAQTEIWYQKLMEKAPQFAGLAAMHHGSLDKEIREWVENAIHENKLKVVVCTSSLDLGVDFRPVDTVIQIGGPKGVGRFMQRAGRSGHRPDATSKIYFLPTHSLELVEGAALRQAVREVSELDDISHMESRNPIYKPLDVLIQYLVTLAVSDGFLPDEIFKEVRKTFAYKGISKEEWEWCLQFITSGGESLGAYEEFNKVQIENDVFKVLSRKTAMRHRMSMGTIVGEPVVKIKYSSGGYVGTVEEYFIARLKPGDVFWFSGKALEFVKIDKMTAFVKRSKRKTAQVPRWMGARLPLSSELSQLIRDKLDNHIISDDVELKKIYPLLDLQESWSVIPKKNEFLIESVQSKEGYHLFVYPFEGRMVHEIMAALISYRISQITPITFSFAMNDYGFELLADTEIPLEHALELDLFSTENLLFDIEQSINEAEMAKRRFREIAVISGLIFQGYPGKNKASRHLQASSELLFNVFSEYDSDNLLIKQAFNEVVDLQLEKGRLIKVLDKIKHQKIVIKKPPRFTPFSFPIVVDRLREKISSESVEERIAKMQLRLEEYAGSING, from the coding sequence ATGGCTTCAAACGAACTAACTAACAGTAAGCTTAATTTAATTCAAGAATGGTTTAAGCAACGGAATTGGCAACCTTTCCAATTTCAAAAAGATTGTTGGCAGGCATATCTAAATGGTGAAAGTGGATTGTTAAACGCACCTACCGGAAGTGGTAAAACCTATGCGCTTTGGATTCCTTGTTTATTGGAGTATATCAATAACCATCCAACAGATTGGAAAGATTACAGAAAAAATGGATTGCAAGTTTTGTGGATTACTCCACTGAGGGCGCTTACAAAAGACATCCACAAAGCGATGGAAGCAATTTGTTATGAATTAGAAATTCCATGGCGAATAGCTTACCGAACTGGTGATACTTCTACTACAGAAAGACAGAAACAAAAAAAGAATGCACCAGAATGTTTAATCACTACGCCTGAGAGTCTGCATTTAATGTTGGCTCAAAAAAATTATCCTGATTTCTTTAAGAACCTTAAGGCTGTAATTGTAGACGAATGGCACGAACTGTTGGGCAGTAAGAGAGGAGTGCAAGTAGAGTTAGGTTTATCGAGGTTAAGAGCCATTAAACCAGATTTAAAAACTTGGGGAATATCAGCTACTATTGGTAATTTAAAGCAAGCAGCAAGTGTAGTTGCCGGAAATGAAGCTACCATCATTAGAACTGGAATAAAGAAGAAAATCGAAGTAGTTTCAATACTTCCAGATAAAGTTGAAAAATTCCCTTGGGCAGGTCATCTGGGTATCAACCTAATTGATAAGATTATTCCAATTCTGGAAGAAAGCAGTTCTACTTTAATTTTCACCAATACCAGAGCGCAAACAGAAATCTGGTATCAGAAACTGATGGAGAAAGCACCACAATTTGCTGGTTTGGCTGCCATGCACCATGGTTCGCTTGATAAAGAAATTAGAGAGTGGGTAGAAAATGCCATTCACGAAAATAAACTCAAAGTAGTGGTTTGCACTTCCAGTCTAGATTTAGGGGTAGATTTTAGACCGGTAGATACTGTTATTCAAATAGGTGGGCCAAAAGGTGTAGGTAGGTTTATGCAAAGAGCTGGTAGAAGTGGACATAGACCAGATGCAACTAGTAAAATTTATTTTTTGCCAACACATTCACTAGAGTTGGTAGAAGGAGCTGCTTTGAGGCAAGCAGTAAGAGAGGTTTCTGAATTGGATGATATTAGCCATATGGAATCTAGAAATCCTATTTACAAACCATTGGATGTACTTATTCAATACTTGGTGACGCTTGCAGTTTCGGATGGCTTTCTTCCAGATGAAATTTTTAAAGAAGTACGAAAAACTTTTGCCTATAAAGGTATAAGTAAAGAAGAGTGGGAGTGGTGCTTGCAATTTATTACTTCTGGTGGTGAGAGTTTAGGTGCTTATGAAGAGTTTAATAAAGTGCAGATAGAAAATGATGTTTTCAAAGTACTATCTCGAAAAACAGCAATGCGACATCGAATGTCTATGGGCACAATAGTAGGGGAGCCAGTTGTAAAAATTAAATATTCATCTGGTGGATATGTGGGCACAGTGGAAGAATATTTTATTGCAAGATTAAAGCCCGGAGATGTTTTCTGGTTTTCGGGCAAAGCACTAGAGTTTGTGAAGATAGATAAGATGACCGCTTTCGTTAAACGAAGTAAGCGAAAAACTGCTCAAGTCCCTCGATGGATGGGGGCGAGGTTGCCGCTTTCTTCGGAGCTCTCCCAATTAATTAGAGATAAGCTTGATAATCATATTATTAGCGATGATGTAGAACTTAAGAAAATATATCCTCTGTTAGATTTACAAGAAAGCTGGTCAGTTATTCCTAAGAAAAATGAGTTTTTAATAGAAAGCGTACAGAGTAAAGAAGGCTATCATCTATTTGTTTATCCATTCGAAGGAAGAATGGTACATGAGATTATGGCTGCTTTAATCTCATATAGAATTAGTCAGATTACACCCATCACTTTTTCATTTGCCATGAATGATTATGGCTTTGAGCTTTTGGCAGATACTGAAATACCTCTTGAGCATGCCCTAGAGCTAGATTTGTTTAGTACAGAAAATTTGCTTTTCGATATTGAGCAAAGTATTAATGAAGCAGAAATGGCAAAAAGAAGATTTAGAGAAATTGCTGTTATTTCAGGTCTAATTTTTCAAGGCTATCCCGGAAAAAATAAAGCAAGTAGACACTTACAAGCTTCTTCAGAGTTGTTGTTTAATGTGTTTTCTGAATATGATTCTGATAATCTCTTAATCAAACAAGCTTTTAATGAGGTGGTCGATTTACAGTTAGAAAAAGGCAGATTAATTAAAGTTTTGGACAAAATAAAGCATCAGAAAATTGTAATTAAAAAGCCTCCAAGATTTACTCCTTTTTCATTTCCAATAGTTGTAGATAGGTTAAGAGAGAAAATAAGCTCTGAGAGTGTAGAGGAGCGTATTGCTAAAATGCAGTTAAGATTAGAAGAATATGCAGGAAGCATAAACGGATAA
- a CDS encoding elongation factor G: MKVYDEKHIKNIALLGGAKVGKTTLAETMLFEAGIIDRRGTVEEKNTVSDYHEIEHERGNSVYATTLHTEWRNYKINIIDTPGLDDFSGEIVSSLRVADTCVIVLNAAHGVEVGTELIWNNIDAYQKPTIIAVNQVDHEKADFQSTVDMAKESFGDAVTLMQYPLNAGNGFNAIIDLLKMVMYKFPAEGGKPEKLPIPDSEKARAHELHNELVEKAAENDESLMELYFEKGNLDEDELRQGLKIGMLNHDVFPVFCLSAKMNMGSGRMMGFIDNVAPSASELYPEKTIEGKEIKCNINEPVSLFVFKTLVEPYLGKITFFKVLSGSLEVGMELENAQNEVVERINQLYIMDGKNKNTVNKLVAGDIGATVKLKNTQTNQTLNAKGNHHIFKAMEFPGARIRTAIQAKSKQHEDKLSEVIKEIHEEDPTIEIEYSKELRQLILSGQGELHLAVTRWRLEHVYGIEVDFITPKISYRETIQKTATSNYRHKKQSGGAGQFAEVTLTIMPFVEGMDDPQGFNIRGKEEVELEWGGKLVFYNCIVGGVIDARFLPSILKGVMELMEEAPLTHSYARDICVLVHDGKMHSVDSNDISFKIAGNKAFKDAFMHADPKLMEPIQEIQVLVPDDLTGDVMTDLQTRRAIITGIDSKGHYQAINAKVPLAELDRYSTSLKSITQGRASFSLTPAGFEPVPYDVQSKLVSENLVEEEV, from the coding sequence ATGAAAGTATATGATGAAAAACACATCAAAAACATCGCCCTGCTGGGAGGGGCCAAAGTCGGCAAAACAACACTAGCTGAAACCATGTTGTTTGAAGCCGGAATTATTGATCGCCGCGGTACAGTTGAAGAGAAAAATACAGTATCAGACTATCACGAAATTGAGCATGAAAGAGGCAACTCTGTATATGCTACTACATTACATACCGAATGGAGAAACTACAAAATCAACATTATAGACACTCCAGGATTAGACGATTTTTCAGGTGAGATTGTCTCATCTCTTAGAGTGGCAGATACCTGCGTAATTGTGTTAAACGCAGCACATGGTGTAGAAGTGGGAACCGAACTTATCTGGAATAACATAGATGCCTATCAAAAACCTACAATTATAGCTGTAAATCAAGTAGATCATGAAAAAGCAGATTTTCAATCTACTGTAGATATGGCTAAAGAAAGCTTTGGAGATGCAGTAACCTTAATGCAATATCCTTTAAATGCAGGTAATGGTTTTAATGCCATTATCGACCTGTTAAAAATGGTGATGTATAAATTCCCTGCTGAAGGTGGTAAACCAGAAAAATTACCAATACCAGATAGTGAAAAAGCAAGGGCTCATGAATTACACAACGAGCTTGTAGAGAAAGCCGCTGAGAATGACGAAAGTCTAATGGAATTGTATTTTGAAAAAGGTAATTTAGATGAAGATGAACTGAGACAAGGCCTTAAAATAGGCATGCTAAACCACGATGTATTTCCTGTTTTCTGCCTTTCTGCCAAAATGAATATGGGTAGTGGTCGCATGATGGGGTTCATCGATAATGTAGCCCCTTCAGCATCTGAGCTTTATCCAGAAAAAACAATAGAAGGCAAAGAGATTAAATGTAATATAAATGAACCTGTAAGTCTGTTTGTGTTTAAAACTTTGGTTGAACCTTATTTAGGTAAGATTACATTTTTTAAAGTGCTCTCTGGTTCTTTAGAAGTAGGCATGGAGTTGGAAAATGCGCAAAACGAGGTGGTTGAGCGAATTAACCAGCTTTACATTATGGATGGTAAAAATAAGAATACAGTAAATAAGCTGGTAGCTGGAGATATTGGAGCAACTGTTAAACTTAAAAATACACAAACAAATCAAACACTAAATGCCAAAGGGAATCACCATATATTTAAAGCTATGGAGTTTCCGGGAGCAAGAATTAGAACTGCTATACAAGCAAAAAGTAAACAACACGAAGACAAACTTTCTGAGGTAATTAAGGAGATTCACGAAGAAGACCCAACTATAGAAATTGAATACTCAAAAGAATTAAGGCAGCTAATACTTTCAGGTCAAGGTGAGCTACATTTAGCTGTTACACGATGGAGATTAGAACATGTGTATGGCATCGAGGTAGACTTTATTACACCTAAAATCTCTTATCGAGAAACCATTCAAAAAACAGCGACTTCTAATTATAGACATAAAAAACAATCTGGTGGTGCAGGGCAGTTTGCAGAAGTTACGCTTACCATTATGCCTTTTGTAGAAGGCATGGATGATCCGCAAGGATTCAATATAAGAGGTAAAGAAGAAGTTGAACTCGAATGGGGAGGTAAATTGGTGTTTTATAATTGTATAGTTGGTGGAGTAATTGATGCCAGATTCTTGCCTTCTATTCTAAAAGGGGTGATGGAACTGATGGAAGAAGCTCCGCTTACACATTCTTATGCCAGAGATATTTGTGTATTGGTGCATGATGGTAAAATGCACAGTGTAGATTCTAATGATATTTCATTTAAAATAGCAGGTAATAAAGCTTTTAAAGATGCATTTATGCATGCTGACCCTAAGTTGATGGAGCCAATTCAGGAAATACAAGTATTGGTGCCAGATGATCTTACTGGTGATGTGATGACGGATTTGCAAACCAGAAGAGCAATTATTACCGGAATAGATTCTAAAGGACATTATCAAGCAATTAATGCTAAAGTGCCTTTGGCAGAATTAGATAGATATTCTACTTCGTTAAAATCTATTACACAAGGTAGAGCAAGTTTTTCTTTAACTCCTGCAGGTTTTGAGCCTGTGCCTTATGATGTGCAATCTAAGCTAGTTTCTGAAAACTTGGTGGAAGAAGAAGTATAA
- a CDS encoding GAF domain-containing protein, translated as MKLNKKRYLKEAQIFTVIILNVVFASLIFLTVFQQDTDQIVFWKSYTHSIEIATQNIEMYSGLYDHVQKPELLNSIKEELLLLEEYLYYVKDGGYIKVKKQKIKVPKISNREVNAQVEKLYNIYKLEESELKRSISNFEDNIQTSKYTSEDQFLAQVSKFSKTISLETNNLQKLLSNYLDTEQLERNIFMFFCILCLLMINAFLIIKIHSDIYKTIKLITHTLQKYISKDHSKLEDFELDDIKNLKGAVNVFIENVETASEFAKSIGDGNLEVVPDKLNTSNILGNALLDMQQKLKQVTEEDKKRNWISIGVTKVSDILSEQYNDSFTEKVFQYTKAVTDYTLCVQGAIFLLTHDEKHLELFSSYAYQRKKYVDRKQKSDEGLIGQCLAEKDIIYMEEVPDNYVSITSGLGFANPRSLLLVPIYLDDKNFGVMELASFNKMPDYFVTFVKLVRDKLAAAISNYKMNEHTTKLLDESRKMNAELQVKEEKMQKQTSELNQQYSILNEKYLKSIETIDELKKLTEVKDHVSQLEVDLNKNNDLLKIFKKEVEIQDKNLDRKQAKIEKLQERLRKFGNFTEEEVSMVERIKQLNDLNESLSHKVDELENEKTLSQSTISSINQAIATAEIGLKGEIISCNQLFLNLFGYTIEELNGRHESILLAANDGSDRINDIKWKKLLKGETFKTDAHFVKKTKEKMLLRAGYTPVTLPSGRLFKVIMMIQVSRPEN; from the coding sequence TTGAAACTGAACAAGAAAAGGTATTTAAAAGAGGCTCAGATTTTTACTGTAATTATACTCAATGTAGTATTTGCGAGCCTAATTTTTTTAACTGTATTTCAGCAAGATACAGATCAGATTGTATTTTGGAAAAGTTACACCCACAGTATTGAAATAGCTACCCAAAATATTGAGATGTACTCTGGTTTATACGATCATGTGCAAAAGCCAGAGCTGCTAAATTCTATTAAAGAAGAACTGCTTTTATTAGAAGAGTATCTGTATTATGTAAAAGACGGCGGATATATAAAAGTAAAAAAGCAGAAGATAAAGGTGCCTAAAATAAGTAATAGAGAAGTAAATGCGCAGGTAGAAAAACTGTACAACATCTATAAATTAGAAGAAAGTGAGCTCAAAAGGAGTATTTCTAATTTTGAAGACAATATACAAACCAGTAAATACACCTCCGAAGATCAGTTTTTAGCACAGGTATCTAAGTTTTCTAAAACCATAAGTTTAGAAACTAATAATTTACAAAAATTACTTAGTAACTATTTGGATACAGAGCAGTTGGAAAGAAATATTTTTATGTTCTTCTGCATTCTATGTTTGCTAATGATTAATGCCTTTCTAATTATAAAAATCCACAGCGATATTTATAAGACTATAAAGCTTATTACACATACTTTACAAAAGTATATCAGTAAAGATCATAGCAAGCTAGAAGATTTTGAACTGGATGATATTAAAAACCTGAAAGGAGCTGTAAATGTCTTTATTGAAAATGTAGAAACTGCTTCGGAGTTTGCTAAAAGTATAGGAGACGGAAACCTAGAAGTTGTTCCTGATAAACTAAATACGTCTAATATATTAGGTAATGCGCTACTGGATATGCAGCAAAAACTGAAGCAGGTAACAGAAGAAGATAAAAAACGCAATTGGATTTCTATAGGAGTTACCAAAGTGAGCGATATACTTTCTGAACAGTATAATGATTCATTTACTGAGAAGGTTTTTCAATATACAAAAGCTGTTACAGACTATACACTTTGTGTACAAGGAGCAATTTTTTTACTAACTCATGATGAAAAGCATTTAGAGCTTTTTAGTAGCTATGCCTACCAGAGGAAAAAATATGTAGATAGAAAGCAAAAATCGGATGAAGGCTTAATAGGTCAGTGCTTGGCTGAAAAAGACATTATCTATATGGAAGAAGTTCCAGATAATTATGTGAGTATTACATCTGGTTTGGGTTTTGCCAATCCAAGGTCTTTATTGCTCGTGCCAATCTATTTAGACGATAAAAACTTCGGTGTAATGGAACTGGCTTCATTCAATAAAATGCCTGACTATTTTGTCACTTTTGTGAAATTGGTGAGAGATAAACTGGCTGCTGCTATTTCTAACTATAAGATGAATGAGCACACCACCAAGTTACTAGATGAGTCTCGAAAGATGAATGCAGAGCTACAAGTGAAAGAAGAGAAAATGCAAAAGCAAACATCTGAGCTTAATCAACAATATTCCATCTTAAATGAAAAATACCTGAAGTCTATTGAGACAATAGATGAGCTAAAAAAACTCACTGAAGTTAAAGATCATGTTTCTCAACTAGAAGTTGATTTAAATAAGAATAATGATCTGCTGAAGATTTTTAAAAAGGAAGTAGAAATTCAAGATAAAAACCTAGATAGAAAGCAAGCTAAAATTGAAAAACTACAAGAAAGATTACGCAAGTTTGGCAATTTTACAGAAGAAGAAGTTTCTATGGTTGAGAGAATAAAACAGCTAAATGATCTTAATGAATCTTTGAGCCACAAAGTAGATGAGTTAGAGAATGAAAAAACACTGAGCCAGAGTACAATAAGCTCTATAAATCAGGCGATTGCCACAGCAGAAATTGGTTTAAAGGGAGAGATAATTTCCTGTAATCAGTTATTTCTCAATTTGTTTGGTTACACAATAGAAGAGCTAAATGGCAGACACGAAAGTATATTGCTGGCTGCAAACGATGGATCTGATAGAATTAATGATATAAAATGGAAAAAGTTATTAAAAGGGGAGACCTTTAAAACCGATGCCCATTTTGTAAAAAAAACAAAAGAAAAAATGCTTCTTAGAGCTGGCTATACACCAGTTACTTTACCTTCTGGCAGATTATTTAAAGTGATAATGATGATTCAGGTAAGCCGACCTGAAAACTAG
- a CDS encoding SDR family oxidoreductase, with amino-acid sequence MKNFQDKVIWITGASSGIGEALVKDMAKRGAKIVLSARREEALIKVRNEAGLNDENSLILPLDLEHDESLQVTAKKVIDKFGSLDVLINNGGVSQRSKFLDTKPEVFRKIMEINFMGTVALTRAALPYLVKQPESQIVAVSSVVGKYGTPVRTVYSASKHAVNGFFDALRAELWQQNVKVLIVCPGYIKTNISFNALTADGSPQQKMDKGQSKGLSPENCATQIINAIRQGKREIYPAGKKELMGVYLKRFLPGVFSKIVRKVNVT; translated from the coding sequence ATGAAAAACTTTCAGGATAAAGTGATTTGGATTACCGGAGCCTCCTCTGGTATTGGTGAAGCATTGGTAAAAGACATGGCAAAAAGAGGTGCTAAAATAGTATTATCTGCTAGGAGAGAAGAGGCTTTGATAAAAGTTCGTAACGAAGCTGGACTTAATGATGAAAACAGTTTAATACTTCCCTTAGATTTAGAACATGACGAAAGCCTGCAAGTAACAGCAAAAAAAGTAATTGATAAGTTTGGGAGCTTAGATGTATTAATAAATAATGGAGGAGTAAGCCAGAGATCGAAGTTTTTAGATACTAAGCCAGAAGTTTTTAGAAAGATTATGGAGATTAACTTTATGGGAACTGTGGCATTAACAAGAGCTGCATTGCCTTATTTAGTTAAACAACCAGAGTCTCAAATAGTGGCTGTAAGTAGTGTAGTTGGCAAATATGGAACTCCAGTAAGAACTGTTTATTCTGCTTCCAAACATGCAGTAAATGGTTTTTTTGATGCGCTTAGGGCTGAGCTTTGGCAGCAAAATGTAAAGGTATTAATTGTTTGTCCGGGGTATATTAAAACCAATATCTCTTTTAATGCACTTACTGCCGATGGAAGTCCTCAACAAAAGATGGATAAAGGACAATCGAAAGGCTTGTCTCCAGAAAACTGTGCAACCCAAATAATTAATGCAATTAGACAAGGTAAAAGAGAGATTTACCCCGCTGGTAAAAAAGAATTAATGGGTGTTTACCTTAAGCGCTTTTTACCAGGTGTATTTTCTAAGATTGTGAGAAAGGTAAACGTAACCTGA